The segment GCAGGAGGTGGAGCGCTTCCGAGAAGAGGAGGATCAGCATGATCCCGAGCCAGAAGCTCGGGAAGGAGACGCCGAAGAGCGAGACCGCCGACGCCAGCGTGTCCCAGAGCGTGTCCCGCCGGACCGCGGCCAGGACGCCCAGCGGCACCGCCACCACCAGGGCGAGGACGAGGGCGGCGCCGGTGAGCTGGAGCGTGGGACCGAGGCGGTCGAGGATCAGGGTGGCGACCGGGTCGCCCGTCTTGAACGACCGGCCGAGGTCGCCCCGGGCGGCGGCCAGCGCCCAGGTGCCGTACTGGACCAGCAGCGGGCGGTCGAGCCCGAGCCGGTGGCGGATCTGGGCCGCCACCTCCTGGGAGAACTCGCCGCCGATCAGCACCGCCTCCGGCCCGCCGGGCGCCAGGCGCATCAGCGTGAACAGGATCAGCGAGACGCCGACGAGCATCAGCGCGGCAAACCCGAGCCGCTTGGCGATGTAGCGCGCCAGGCCTCGGGTCACGCCGGAGCCAGCTTCATCTGCTCCAGTACCGCGCGGCCCAGGAGACCGTAAGGACTGGCGAGCGTCTCGATGATCTCGAAGTGGTTGTACCCTTCGGCGACCAGGAGCTGCACGGGCTTGCCGGCCGCCTTCACGGCCGCCGCGAAGTCGCGCGATTGCCGCTGGAACTCGGGGGTCTCGAGCGTGCCGTAGGCGATGATCACCGGGGCGCTGAGCGTGTCGAGATGGCGCTGCGGGCTCAGCGCCTGCTCCATCTCGTCCGTGAACTTGACGTAGCGGCTGCGCGCCGAGAGACGGACGGGCTTCAGGTCGAACGTGCCGCTGCAGCACAGCCCGCCCTTCACGATGTCGGCCGGCAGGCTGAAATCCTTGCCCCAGTCGGTGGTGAGGACGACGCCGGCCAGATGGCCGCCCGAGGAATGGCCGGAGACGTAGATGCGGCCGGGATCGCCGCCGAAGCTCCGGGCGTTGCGGTAGACCCAGGCGACCGAGCGGCGCACCTGCTCGGCCATCGGCATCAGGCTGCCGCCCACGTCCTGGACCCAGGCGAAGTCGGGCGCCACGAAATGCGCGCCAGCGCGCACGAACAGCTCGGCCAGAAACGCGTAGCTCTTGGCGAGGCCGGCCCGCCAGGCGCCGCCATGGATGAAGATGTTGATCGGCGCGTCAGGGCGCTTGGTCGGGTAGACGTCGAGCGCCTCGATGACCGTCGACCCGTAGGCGTGGCGCTGCGGCGCCCCCAGGCGGGCGCGCACGCCTTCGCTGTTGGTGGCGTAGCGCCCGATGATCTGCTGCAGGTTCGGCGCGTAGACGCTCTGGTCGTAGGCGTCGTCGAGCTCCTTCTGGTCCATGTCGAGCCACACCCGCGGCCCCTTGACCCGGGGCCCTCCCGGCGCCGGCGCGGGCTGCTGGGCGACGGCCGGATCGGTGGTCGCCGCCACGACGCCGGCCGCCGCCGTACCCAGAAACGTCCGTCGAGTCACCTGGTTGTGGACCGCGGCTGTGTTTGCCCGCATATCCCACCTCGTTTCGTCGTTGTCCAGGGACATCGCCTTGGCGCCCCACGCGGGCATCAGCCGCCGGGAAGCGCCGTCGGCTGCATGCCGGAGTCAGGCGCTTCGCCGCCGCCGCGCGCCCCGGCGACTTCGCCGAATGACGGGCGCGAGCGCCTTGTGGCCCAGCCGTTCGCCTACGAGGAGCCGAAGAGGAGGGGTCCCCACTTCTCCCGGGCCGCCTCGATGACGGCCTTGCTGGAGATGGCCACCCGCGGGAACTTGTCCTTCCACTCGTAGGGGCGCGTGGCGTCGATCAAGGCCCGCGAGTTCAGCCCCTTCTGTCCGGCGGGAATGATCGGGTCGAGGGGCCCCGACCACATCCGGCGGACGATGTCGATGTCCTTTTCCGGGTCCGAGCGCGTGCAGATCGCCCACAGGACGTCCCAGGTGTTGGTCGGGTCGATGTCGTCGTCCACCACGACCACATAGCGGCCGAGATAGGCGCCGGCCCGGCACGACATGGCGCCCAGCGCCGCCTGGCGGGCGTGGCCGGCGTAGCGCTGCTTGATGGAGACGACGACCAGGAGCCGGGTGCCGCCCGCCGGATGGCACCACACGCCCTGGATGTCGGGGATCCCGGCCTTCTCCATCTCGTCCCAGATCAGCGCCGAGCGCATGACCGCGCGATACGCCGTCAGCTCCGACGGCGGCTTGCCGGGCGGGCTCCCGAGCATGATCGGGTTCGAGCGGTACATCACACGCTCGACCTCGATGGTGGGCTCCGGACGGGTATCGCTCGCGTAGTAGCCGGTCCACTCGCCGAAGGGGCCTTCCGGGACCTGGCGGTCCGGGTAGGCGGTGCCCTCGATGACGATCTCGGAGTTCGCGGGCAGCGGGAGACCGGTCTCCGGCCCCTGGATCACCTCGAACGGCTCGCCCAGGACGCCGCCGATCCAGTCGTACTCGGAGACGCCGTAAGGGACCTCGATGCTCCCGGCCAGGAAGACGAGAGGGTCGTGGCCCAGCGACACGGCCACCTTCATCGGCTTCCCCGAGGCGAACCATTTCTCCCGGTGGATCCGGCCGTGTTTGCCGGGGGAGATGTAGAAGCCCACGGTCCGCTCGTCGTGGATCATCACGCGGTAGCAGCCGAGGTTCACCCAGCCCTCCTCGGGATCCCGGGTGATGTCCACGCTGCCCGTCCCGATGTAGCGGCCCCCGTCGTGCTCGTGCCACTTCGGCGTCGGGAACTCGAGGACGTTGACGGCCGACCCCGTCTCCACGTGCTCCATCACCGGCCCGGAATCCACCAGCTTGGCGGGAATGGGCATGATCTTCTTCGAGTGCTGGCGCCAGGCCTGCACGAGCTGCATGGGGGAGGTGACGTTCGTGTCGAGCCCCAGCGTCAGCGCGGTGCGCTTGAGCGAGCCCAGGGAGTTGACGAGGATCCGGTAGCCGGCGGGGTACCCCTTCACCTCGTCGAACAGCACCGCCGGGCCGTTCTCCCGATGCTGCGCGAGCTCGGTGATGGCCCCGATCTCGATGTCCCAGTCCGCCCCCTTGACCGTCTTGACCTCGCCCAGGGCGTCCGCGCCCTCGAGCCATCCGGTGAGATCACGCAGGCTCATCGGTCTCCTCCTGGTTGGCTGGACGGCCAGTGCGGGCCCCTGCGGGAGCGTCGAGCGTCGCGGGCACGATCGTGCGCCCATCCATGCTCCGCGCTCGCGCTACTATAGCATCCGGCGCGATCGGCCCTCAATTCGAGGGCCGAGGTGCCCGGGGCGGGGGTACGCGAGAATCCGATCCTTGCCCTCAGGCCCGGGCGGGCCGCGGCACCGGCCGGTCGGCGAGGAGCGGTGGCTCGCCCTCCAGCGTCGTCCGATGCATCCGGCGGCGGTACCGGACGTCGTCGAACTCGGTGGCGCAGTGCTGGGTGCACCGGTTGTCCCAGAGGACCGCATCGCCCACGCGCCACCGGTGCCGATAGACGACCTCGGGCCGCGTGGCGAACTCCTGCAGGTAGCGGATGAGGTCGCGCGCTTCGTCCTCGGGCAACCCCTCCACCTGGCACGCCCACCGGCCGATGTAGAGCGCCGTCCAGCCCGAGCGCGGGTGGCGGCGGGCGATGGGATGCCAGACGTCGGGGCGGTTGGCCTTCTGCTCGTCGGTCAGCGGCCCGAGGTGGGGGTAGTGGACGTGGTGGAGCCGGACGCGGCTGAAGCAGGCCCGCCGGCCCGCGATCGTCCGGCGAATGTCGGCGGGGAGCGCGGCGAAGGCGGCGTAGGTGTCGGCGAACAGCGTGTCGCCCCCCTCGGGCGGGATCTCCAGGGCGTAGAGGAACGACCCGTCGTTGGGGATGGCCTTGTCCTCACCGTCCGAGTGCCAGCCCCAGCCGGCGCGCGTGAGCCCGACGGGCCGGCCGTCCTCCTCGACGTTCGAGACCACGAAGACCTCGGGGTGCGTGGGAAGGTTGAACTCGAGGGGCTCCATGACGTGGAGCGGCCCGAGGCGGCGGGTGAAGGCGACGTGCTGGGCCGGCGTCATCCGGACGTCGCGGAAGAGCAGGATGCTGTAGCGGGTCCAGGCGGCCTCGACGGCGGCGACCGTCGGCCCGTCCAGGTCACGCGTGAGGTCGACGCCGACGACCTCGGCGCCGAAGCTCGGGTGCATCGGCCGCAGCTCCGTGGGCATGGCGTTCCTCCTCACACCTCGGCGAGACCGCCGCCTCCGCGGGGGTCGGTGGCGCCCGTGGCGCGCCCGCTGGCCGGGTCGACGGCGATCAGGCACACCCGCCCGCCGTAGGCGTCTTCTCGGAGCCCGAGCCCTCGCGCCGTCAGCGCGTCGCGCACGTCGGGCGGCAGCGGGAAGAACGGCTCCACCCGCACGTCGGCGAGGTCGCCCTCGCAGTGGACGCGCGGGCTCGTCACGGCGGCGGCCGGCGAGCGCCCGAAGTCGATCAGCTCGACCAGGACGTGGCCCATGGCGCTGATCTTCCGGCCCCCGTGCGGCGAGCCGAGGACGTGG is part of the Candidatus Methylomirabilota bacterium genome and harbors:
- a CDS encoding ABC transporter permease, which produces MTRGLARYIAKRLGFAALMLVGVSLILFTLMRLAPGGPEAVLIGGEFSQEVAAQIRHRLGLDRPLLVQYGTWALAAARGDLGRSFKTGDPVATLILDRLGPTLQLTGAALVLALVVAVPLGVLAAVRRDTLWDTLASAVSLFGVSFPSFWLGIMLILLFSEALHLLPPSGVSEYGHEADLAARLRHAVLPTLTLGLIQMAAFMRFTRSSLLEVLRQDYVRTARAKGVPGGRVIWRHALRNGLIPVVTVVGLSLPTLVGGAVLTETVFAWPGIGRLAVGAVFERDYPVIMGVNLLVATIVIAANLLTDLAYCLIDPRISYA
- a CDS encoding alpha/beta hydrolase, with the protein product MRANTAAVHNQVTRRTFLGTAAAGVVAATTDPAVAQQPAPAPGGPRVKGPRVWLDMDQKELDDAYDQSVYAPNLQQIIGRYATNSEGVRARLGAPQRHAYGSTVIEALDVYPTKRPDAPINIFIHGGAWRAGLAKSYAFLAELFVRAGAHFVAPDFAWVQDVGGSLMPMAEQVRRSVAWVYRNARSFGGDPGRIYVSGHSSGGHLAGVVLTTDWGKDFSLPADIVKGGLCCSGTFDLKPVRLSARSRYVKFTDEMEQALSPQRHLDTLSAPVIIAYGTLETPEFQRQSRDFAAAVKAAGKPVQLLVAEGYNHFEIIETLASPYGLLGRAVLEQMKLAPA
- a CDS encoding UbiD family decarboxylase, producing the protein MSLRDLTGWLEGADALGEVKTVKGADWDIEIGAITELAQHRENGPAVLFDEVKGYPAGYRILVNSLGSLKRTALTLGLDTNVTSPMQLVQAWRQHSKKIMPIPAKLVDSGPVMEHVETGSAVNVLEFPTPKWHEHDGGRYIGTGSVDITRDPEEGWVNLGCYRVMIHDERTVGFYISPGKHGRIHREKWFASGKPMKVAVSLGHDPLVFLAGSIEVPYGVSEYDWIGGVLGEPFEVIQGPETGLPLPANSEIVIEGTAYPDRQVPEGPFGEWTGYYASDTRPEPTIEVERVMYRSNPIMLGSPPGKPPSELTAYRAVMRSALIWDEMEKAGIPDIQGVWCHPAGGTRLLVVVSIKQRYAGHARQAALGAMSCRAGAYLGRYVVVVDDDIDPTNTWDVLWAICTRSDPEKDIDIVRRMWSGPLDPIIPAGQKGLNSRALIDATRPYEWKDKFPRVAISSKAVIEAAREKWGPLLFGSS
- a CDS encoding TauD/TfdA family dioxygenase, with protein sequence MPTELRPMHPSFGAEVVGVDLTRDLDGPTVAAVEAAWTRYSILLFRDVRMTPAQHVAFTRRLGPLHVMEPLEFNLPTHPEVFVVSNVEEDGRPVGLTRAGWGWHSDGEDKAIPNDGSFLYALEIPPEGGDTLFADTYAAFAALPADIRRTIAGRRACFSRVRLHHVHYPHLGPLTDEQKANRPDVWHPIARRHPRSGWTALYIGRWACQVEGLPEDEARDLIRYLQEFATRPEVVYRHRWRVGDAVLWDNRCTQHCATEFDDVRYRRRMHRTTLEGEPPLLADRPVPRPARA